TAAGTAGGGActtgacaataaaaatataatttgtttaaaacatgAACAAGTAGATACAGTCATAATAATGCACTATAACCTATAGGGTATAAgctaattattaggtatataggtacacgacCTATCTCTAACTAAAATcaacacaaattataatgttcataATTGTTTAGTGGAAACTTATAAATcgaactttttaatataactaataattatacatagttcAAACCTCAAAATCAATTTGAACACATGCACATTATTGacctttaaaactaaattgttaTAGCTTATTTATAGAGTTAGATgcacgttatattatacatttactatttattattatttttattttttttcttatgtaaATGATTGTTGTATGATtcttaatcaatatattttatattattgtatcatatttattaacagtgcttgaaaattaaaattaaaatatttaagaagaaAATGCTACCAAAAGAAATATTCAACCAGGAGAATTATATTCTTGACATCAGAACAATTATTACGATTCGATCAAAAAGAAAAAggtcatcatattttaaacagttaaaGCCTATAATCGTAGCCTTAAAATTATTCGGAGTAATGCCATTTACTACACATGCAAGcggtatagtaaaaaaaacgaaattatttatttattacagttaaataaaattgatggaCATCTATAAGTAACAATATctttaggtattattgtaataaattaaaatgtataagaatactgtttaaaatagtataaacaaGTACATAATTACCCAGGTATTAAacctttcattatttttattaattagaaaatagaaatatattattacttatagatGTTCAGATGTTCTAAAGATTAATTATGCgatgataacaatataaaccatggttaataatattatatgtaaatcatcattcttaaaaatataagcaagAGGGTACCACTCGGCTGTATATTAGATGTCGAATGGGTcactattatagatattatacagtagAACTCCGATTATCCGGACTAATTAATGTCAAGGGTGGTCCGGATAAGCAAATATCGGGATTATTGACATATGACACATCAaaggttaaataattttatgtatgcatttattattaatatgtgtgtaatataatttaaaattcataaccataaacaaataattttattaaaatatttaactgaaacaaaataagctttaattataatatgtgacatattttaaaactaaaaaagccgacttttaattttttttctcgtctGGTTGATTGGCATTCGGATAATCGGAGTTCTACAGACTGTAcatcattttatacaaaaaacgacTATGAGCGGAAATGGTTTGTCGCTTTATAtcacttattaatatagtaataatacatttcatgatttgttttttaaaaataattaaaataattaattttatcattagtaTTACGGTAAATTGGTTTGATTGTTTCCGAAAAATTgcatttacctattatatatttttaatacatttacaatatggtaatacaaatatacatagtacattagtacatactaatatactatcataatattatattactctcaatcattgttattacttattagtttttgaacttaccataaaacaatattaaaaagttttatatggtaaaaaatatcttaaaattaataatatacattaaagcAGGGGTCGGCAACCTTTTTGGTGTCAGGggccaaaaaattaaaaaaaaaattttcacggACCATAACCTTTATTTATTCACAGTCTATCaactatataacataaaatacataatgtggtatttcatatttttatactaatataaattgtaatcgcGGGCCGCATGCGGCCCGTGGGCCGCGGGTTGCCGACCCCTGCATTAAAGTTTTATGGTTTAGGTCATAAGTtacaaaataggtaattattttaataataatatattttatttgcgtAAAGATTTCCATTtttcgattataaaaaaaagtactgggaattttaattttaacctcTCTATAAAGTACAGATTAGATCCAATTGGTAAACGGACATTTTGTACTATCTATTTGCATACCGCGGCCACTTTGTATGGTATAAATTtagaagaaatatattttaccagataagataaaattaaattacttaaaacttttgatCGTGAATAATGATAGTGATCACAATCAGTATGAGACATAAGTTTGGTGACACACTGACACAGTATACTCTATTACTCTGTTCAAAATAAGAAACGTAATCGACTGCCGACTactataaatacgtataagaTAGTGGTTACTATATACAGTCGGCTTACAGATATTGACCTCGGTAGAGATAGACAAACGGGTGTTGTCTGACCGCCGCCAACTACGTTTCTTATTTTGAACAGAGTATAGAACATaaccattaatttatacactCTAAAACACACTATGAACTGGAATATGAACCAAAacccaatataaaataataacatcttTAGAGTTTTTGCCAGTTGAACCAAATACCTAATGAAATAGttgatatgtattttactCAAGGTATATTTccattaatatcttattttgattcaacataatattatattagtggaAAGAATGGTATACTTAGATTCCCTCTTCAAATTTGGAATGCCAGAcatcaaacaattaataattcaaataggaaaaataattttagtgaaGAATGGAAcagtttattcaataaattagttGGATCGTTTATTAATCCAAGTTTCTAGAGTGTTTTGCGATACCTGCAATTTGACGAATGTGCtagtaatttaaacaaaaatgtaagaaaGAAAGACCAAAATGCACAAAAAAAGCAACTCACGAAGCCTGTACACagcatgaaaataaaataataataaatacatataattacttgaaataattttctatatatagtaagtatactataatatacttacttttagtttttaaatatatatattatattatgacttatataatttattggcagtgaatatttaaaaaatgcacgAAGCCTGTACATagcacaaattattattatagatattattattatttatgtctgTTAACTAcctgtattttgtaataacaaattatataatatgtatacatttttttctacttgAAATTGTATGAGCTGTCCGCCATATTGACTATTGTTACTTGATACCTAAAATAGCACAAACTATCCGCGGTTTAAGTTTTTTCTGGGTGACCGTACAAAATGTCTTACAACCGATCCAATTTTCTATCCAAAACCATcctcaaagttgaaaattgaagcCGTTAAGGAATATTTATTGTGTCCACAcgaccacacacacacacacgaaaaaaaaatcacatatctttataaaatcaatataatttcattgtttctcttaaaatctataattaggtaattgaataataaatataagtagcctgtatgtaattttattgactGATGTTGAATATGgttctaatttctaatatttatttatcttattaaataatacctatgtatagttattatagctACAGTATTGATTATACCTACTCTGTATCTATACATATGAAAttataggttattttttttacagggCCAGTGTTTACATTGATCTCCTGGATTATGTTATACAGTTTATCAATTTTTGtatgcttaaatattttgttattttataaattatacggggattacaaatattttgtcaaatcggatacagttgtttttaatttacttcatAGAGTTACTGGATCTTCGATAGGACTTATTTCCTTTTTACTTCCCATTTTTTGGAccgatatgaaaaatatacctGAATATTGGAATCGATGGAACATTTTTCaagtttgtatacaatattgttaaaaaagaatcaaatatcaataattatttttcaggaCAAATTTGAATTGTGCATGCGAAAACCTCTTCAATTGAATATAACCAAACTAGTATGGGTTGTGACAATATTGCCAACCGCTCTCAtggcatttaatatattaacaagtttaatatttgttaaagagtggaaattaaataactccatattatttattatcatatttggcATCATAAACTTAACAActggatatttttatatcaactgCCACATATTCAGAAATATCAGTAAAGACATAAATCAGCGTATTATGGTtagaacttaataaataatatagtaatatagtctaacttgagaatttataattattaatacttactattaataagtaaactaAAATCATTCACAACAGGACAATATAGAACAAACGTTTATCTGTGGTATCCATCGCtctataaaattagtaaattatataaaatattgacttaTGCCTTATACAtatgattgtaaatattaatttaggcttcaaatagaaaattaaaatattattggtaaataaataattgtggaCTCTTACGGTTTAAcgattatacgagtatatacttattagcCTATGCCCTATAGCAGAGGTGGCCAAACTATTTTTGGTCACGatctactaaaatatacttcaccttTGAGGATCGATTTccatagaaaattttttttattattgaataactataattaataaagaaacaTGTATGGCACGTGgccctaaaataaattttaacatgatcgactttgaaattgtccGCGATCGAATGTTTGGCCGCTCCTGCCCTATAGGctatagataaatttaaaatacctaatttaaattttaagtaccttTTTTCAGCTTGACAAGTGATTAAACtctaattttaacataaaacatatcatataatagttctaattacaaaataaaggttgttttatatacatcgctcgttaggtatataagtaatttgaGTATCTATTGACCACGAAAggagtatataaaatatattaagtcagCTCATCTGAATATCGTTGAAAGAGtcgttatattttgataagttttttttttaattaaaaaagttaataatacttataatttgtctacactagatataataattatttataaaccaaaatatagGATAGTACGATTTGATTGAAgggatttaaataaaaatattaatactacttatttcaaattatacatatttatttgtctAGGAAGAATGCaagg
The DNA window shown above is from Aphis gossypii isolate Hap1 chromosome 2, ASM2018417v2, whole genome shotgun sequence and carries:
- the LOC114127132 gene encoding gustatory and odorant receptor 22 isoform X4, encoding MLPKEIFNQENYILDIRTIITIRSKRKRSSYFKQLKPIIVALKLFGVMPFTTHASGPVFTLISWIMLYSLSIFVCLNILLFYKLYGDYKYFVKSDTVVFNLLHRVTGSSIGLISFLLPIFWTDMKNIPEYWNRWNIFQDKFELCMRKPLQLNITKLVWVVTILPTALMAFNILTSLIFVKEWKLNNSILFIIIFGIINLTTGYFYINCHIFRNISKDINQRIMELIVTKGSSTRFREHAELWCYMSHLITDFGIVHGGIYCSIAIVIYISSTTLWFYFTMTLISPENYLVSVIVVPLVFTNSLLMVYSEASYIALSEVGKKLQWKILNSTMSGLVEQTQREIQDFLEMIQLCRPNITFGGFCDVNRELFINFILAVFFNLVVAFQSQIIPKQYTTSVS
- the LOC114127132 gene encoding gustatory and odorant receptor 22 isoform X1 produces the protein MIIIVITTQLITMCLKIKIKIFKKKMLPKEIFNQENYILDIRTIITIRSKRKRSSYFKQLKPIIVALKLFGVMPFTTHASGPVFTLISWIMLYSLSIFVCLNILLFYKLYGDYKYFVKSDTVVFNLLHRVTGSSIGLISFLLPIFWTDMKNIPEYWNRWNIFQDKFELCMRKPLQLNITKLVWVVTILPTALMAFNILTSLIFVKEWKLNNSILFIIIFGIINLTTGYFYINCHIFRNISKDINQRIMELIVTKGSSTRFREHAELWCYMSHLITDFGIVHGGIYCSIAIVIYISSTTLWFYFTMTLISPENYLVSVIVVPLVFTNSLLMVYSEASYIALSEVGKKLQWKILNSTMSGLVEQTQREIQDFLEMIQLCRPNITFGGFCDVNRELFINFILAVFFNLVVAFQSQIIPKQYTTSVS
- the LOC114127132 gene encoding gustatory and odorant receptor 22 isoform X2, with the translated sequence MKDPLLLCLKIKIKIFKKKMLPKEIFNQENYILDIRTIITIRSKRKRSSYFKQLKPIIVALKLFGVMPFTTHASGPVFTLISWIMLYSLSIFVCLNILLFYKLYGDYKYFVKSDTVVFNLLHRVTGSSIGLISFLLPIFWTDMKNIPEYWNRWNIFQDKFELCMRKPLQLNITKLVWVVTILPTALMAFNILTSLIFVKEWKLNNSILFIIIFGIINLTTGYFYINCHIFRNISKDINQRIMELIVTKGSSTRFREHAELWCYMSHLITDFGIVHGGIYCSIAIVIYISSTTLWFYFTMTLISPENYLVSVIVVPLVFTNSLLMVYSEASYIALSEVGKKLQWKILNSTMSGLVEQTQREIQDFLEMIQLCRPNITFGGFCDVNRELFINFILAVFFNLVVAFQSQIIPKQYTTSVS
- the LOC114127132 gene encoding gustatory and odorant receptor 22 isoform X3 — protein: MIIIVITTQLITMCLKIKIKIFKKKMLPKEIFNQENYILDIRTIITIRSKRKRSSYFKQLKPIIVALKLFGVMPFTTHASGPVFTLISWIMLYSLSIFVCLNILLFYKLYGDYKYFVKSDTVVFNLLHRVTGSSIGLISFLLPIFWTDMKNIPEYWNRWNIFQDKFELCMRKPLQLNITKLVWVVTILPTALMAFNILTSLIFVKEWKLNNSILFIIIFGIINLTTGYFYINCHIFRNISKDINQRIMELIVTKGSSTRFREHAELWCYMSHLITDFGIVHGGIYCSIAIVIYISSTTLWFYFTMTLISPENYLVSVIVVPLVFTNSLLMVYSEASYIALSEVGKKLQWKILNSTMSGLVEQTQREIQDFLEMIQLCRPNITFGGFCDVNRELFINLLHFNLK